The genomic window CGAGTCTTGGGGCCGAAAAAAAGGCTAATCTAAAATTTCCTCGGAGATCAGTATCATGAAACTGTTGTGTACACTTTTTCTTTTCATCTGCAGTATTGCTGTAAATGGAGCAAATGCTAATTCTTTCGATTGGCATTCTACGTCAGCACCTCTATTTCGTGTGGCTGGAACAGAGTCTTTTGGAGTTATTTCAATCACTTCCAATTTCCCTGTTTCTCACCTTCGAAGAATTCATATGAATGGAGCTGTTATCCAATCGATGGATTTGGTAAAGGGAGTAAATAATGAGACGAGACCACCGACAGGAACTCCTATTTATGAAGGGGGACGATTTGGTGGAATCTTTGGAAGTCCTGCTATAGGTTCGATCTTTATGGGGACAAAGAAGATCGAAGGGGGCGTCGTTTTTTTTGGAGGATGGGCATGTACTTCTCATTGGATATGTACCTACGGAGTATATAAAATTGGATGTAAAGATGAAGTTTGTTCTGGATATACACCTGTACAAAAGGTGAGAGAGTATGCAAATCCTGTGAGTACGAGAGAGGCGTGGATAGATCTTTTGACTCTATCTTCAGACCAAAAAACTTTGGCTTGGCGACGGATAGAGCGAAATAAATCCGATGAAGGAAATCTTGTGACTGAACTTTGGAGAAAAGTTGAGAATGCAAGTCCTGTAAGGATCGCCGTTAATAATGCCGGAGGAGTTTCTTTGGCAGGAAGTCTTGAAATTTTTCCTGGCGTTAACGGGCAAATAACTATCGTCGCACCACCTGGAAATGACACTCTAAATGGAAAAGCGGCCTTGTATTCGACTGCGTATGGATGGCGTGCATTAGCCCCATAAAGAGAAAGTGTTCCTAATAACTCACATTTTTTTCTGTAAAAACAGAATGAATGTGAGTTTTTTTATGGAAAAATTTTCTTTTCATTGGTATTTTTCTTTACTTTTTTATTTTTTATATGGTATAGAGAAAGAGTCACTTGCGTGTAAGTGGTACCACCAAAGAAATCCAAAAGGGAAGATTTGTCAATGAAAAGATCAAGAAGAGTAATGATGGTTATGTTTGATAAGATTCCGTGTGTAGTGAAGAAAGTAGGATGGGCGTACCGATCATCACTCACCGTGAAGTTCTTTGATGAAAGTGGAGAGAAAGAAATTTCTCCAGAGATGAAAATTTCAGTTCAAGGAGAAATCATTGAACATGAAATTCATGAATTATCAGGATGGATGTTTATCGTGTACCATCCTCGATAATATTTTATAAAGCGATCATTTTACATAAGATCGCTTTTTTAATTGAAAAAAATACATATATTTGTATAGAAAGATTTTTTGAAAAATGTTTATAAGATGGCTTTAAGTATGTATTTTTTTTAAAAATTATTTGACAAAAAATAGTTTATTGGTAAACTATTTAAATGGTTGAATAGTTTTTGAAAATGTTCTATGACAAGAAAATTTTTGTTTTCAGGGGAGACGCTTATTCAGACAGCTCATCGACTAGAAACGCTCGCTGAAAAATGTGTTTTTATTCCTATGAAAATGTCTCTTATAAGCTTTCGAATATTAGAAGCTATTGCAAAAGAAGATATTTATATTGCGAGTGATTTGCAAAATTTATTGAAATCGAAAAAATCTAATATTGCGCAAAGGGTACAGATGTTAGAGAAACGAGGATTTCTTCGTCGAGAACGTTCAAAAGAAGATGGAAGAAAAATTATTCTTTTTATTACGCCAAAAGGGAAGAAAAAAGTTGAAGATGTGAGAATTCGATTTGAGAAAGCCCGTATTTGTTTGGAAAGTTTTTTTTCTAAAGAAGAATTAGAAAGTGAATTAAAATTTTTTCAGAAATTAAATTCTTTTTTGGATTTACAAGAAAAGTCATTGAGTAAAATATTTGAGAAATAAGTGAACATAAGAAATATGAAAAAATCTATTCGTTTTATTTTGGGTGTTCTTCTTCTCATTGGAGTTTTTGGTTCTGCGATATATTTTTCTCCAAAACAGGAAGTTTCTCAAGAGCAAGACACAACAACGAAGTCGATTGTTGTTACTACGCAGTCAATAGAAGAAAGTCGTGTATTTCCTCAGCTAGTTACGTATCCTGCTACTGTCATTGGAAACCAAGAATCCGATATTGTTGCTAAATCAGCAGGAACTATTTCCGTTTTGAATATTTCGTTAGGGGACCATGTTCTTCCAGGATCTTTTTTGACAAAAATTGATGATACAGGAAATTCTCGTTCTTCTAACGTCGAAAATTTTCAGAGTAAAGAACTTCAGCAAGCTAATATCAATAAAGAAAAAGCTCAAAAATCTGTTGATATTGCTGAAAGAAATTATCAAAGTCTAAAAAAGATTTATGAAGAACAAGAAGATGATGACACTCTTTTAAAAACAGTTACAAAAGATCAAGTAAGATCGGCAAAACTTCAGATTGATATGACAAAACTTGAAAAAGAAAATGCCGAAATTGCTCTTCAGAGTTTATTAGATAATCACCTTGTCACAAGCCCCCTTGAAGGCTATGTGACGAATATTTTAGTTTCTGTTGGGGATTATGTTACTCCCGGAGAAACATTGGCCACGATAAGCAAAACAAAGAGTGCGAAGCTCCGACTTTATGTAGATCAAAATCATTTTACTTTTTTTCAAAAAGGTACAGTGTTTAGTTTTATGGATGGAAATAGAAAAGTGTATAAAGCACGTGTGGAAAATATCTCACCACAAGCAGATCTTATAACACGACGTTTTCTCGTAGAAGCTTCTCCTGAAGAAAAAACAGAAGAGTTATTATTGGGAACTATTGTTTCGGCAGAATTTTCTTTTGAACAAAAGCCTCAAATGGAAGAAAATATCCTTCTTCCTATTTCTGCAATTACATTTGGACAAAATGAAAATAATATTTTTATCGTAGAGAATGAACGAGCTCGACGCGTTGTTGTGGAAGTGTCTCGTGTAGTCGGAGAAATGGCTGAAATAAAAATAGATCTCCCTCGAGATGCAAAGGTTATTGTTTCTGGAAATAAATTAGTACGGGATGGAGATAATGTCTCTCTCTCGAAATAATATATATGGAAAAAAAATCCCAACAATTTTCTTCCGACTCTCTTTATCTTAAACAGTTAGAGTTTCGTCCAGAATTACGAAAAACATGGCTTAATTTTTTTGTAGAGAACTTTCGCGTTGTTACTCTTCTCGTACTTCTTATTTCTTTTTGGGGAATATATGCTTTTTTGAATTTGCCTCGAGAATCAAATCCGGAGGTAAAAATTCCCGTTGCGGTTATTACCGTTACCTACCCAGGCGTTTCTCCAACAGATATGGAGGAATTGGTGACGAAAAAAATCGAAACAAGTATTTCAAGTATAAGTGGTATAAATAGAGTTACTTCAAATTCTTCTAACTCTTTTTCTTCTGTAGCGGTTGAATTTGAAGCAAATCAGGATGTGGATGATTCTATTCGAAACTTGCGAGATAAACTTGCAACTATTCGTTCAGATATTCCTGAAGAAGCGAATGATCCCCAGCTTATGGAGATTTCTTTTGATAATACTCCCGTAGTTACTTTTGCTCTTACTGGACCATACGATGATTTCTCTTTGCGTACTTGGGGAGAAAAAATTCAATCTGAATTGGAAAAAATTCCTGATGTTCGAGAGGTGACTGTTTCAGGGGGAGATCAAACAGAATTTGAAGTTGCTTATGATCCTCAAAAATTAGCATTTTTTGGTATTAGCGTGGATCAGGCAAATCAAACAATAAGTGGAACAAACCGTGCTGTTCCTGCTGGAAATTTTGAAGGAAAGGAATTTAACTATCCTGTTCGTGTGGAAGGGCGATTTTTTGATGTGAAATCTATAGGAGAAATTCCTTTGTCCCATACGCAAGACGGGGCTATTATTTTTGTAAAAGATGTAGCAACTGTTTCTGAAAAAGCTATTGAAAAAACGATACTCTCTCGAATTTCTGCAGGAGGAGAAGAACCAAGTAGTGCTGTTATTATTCAAGTGGTGAAAAGAACAGGGGGGAATATTATTGATGTAGTGAGTGAGTCAAAAAAGCGTATAGACTCGATGATAAAAACCTTTCCTTCGGGTGTTGCTTATGAGACGACATTGGATATGTCTGAGCAAATTAATGAAGATTTTTCTCAGTTAACGCACGATTTTTTCTTAACAGTGGGATTAGTTTTTTTCATTCTTTTTCTTTTCGTTGGTCTTAAAGAAGCTCTTGTGGCGGGCATTGCTATTCCATTAGTTTTTTTCATTACTTTTGGAATAATGCTTTCTTTGGGAACTTCTCTTAACTTTCTTTCTCTTTTTTCTCTCCTTCTTTCTCTTGGTCTCTTGGTAGATGATGCCATTGTTGTTGTTTCAGCTATAAAACAATATATGCGTACGGGAAAATTTACACCAGAGGAAGCTGTTCTTTTAGTTTTAAATGATTATAAAATAGTTCTTCTTTCTACAACGCTCGCTACAGTATGGGCTTTCTTACCATTACTTATGGCCAGTGGAATGATTGGGGCATTTATTAAATCAATTCCTATTACAGTATCTATAACATTATCATCTTCTCTCTTAGTAGCTATAGCGATCAATCCTCCAATGGCAGCATTGTTGGAACGTGTTCGTTTAACGAAAGGAGTCTTTTTTTCTTTCTTTTTCATTCTTTTTGGAATGGGTATGTTTGGGGCGACACAAAATGTTCTTTGGGGGTATGCTCTCGCTCTTATTTCTTTCATTCTTTCCGTGGGAATGCTCCGATGGTATTTTTTCAAGGGAGTTCGAATCCTTAAAATGAATCAAGATCTTGTAGATAAAGAGTCAATAGATGATGACCTCATAAAAGAAAAACTTGCCTATCAAGGAAATAGAGAAGCGCATAGTTCTTTTAAAGATCGCCTTATTCATGGCATTATTTCATTCGATCACATCCTTCCTTTGTATGAGAAATATCTTCGTAAAGTGCTTTTGACAAAAAAACGTCAGATGCTTTTTCTGGGAGGAGTTTTTGTAATATTTGTTCTTTCTGTGTTATTACCCGTTACTGGCGTAGTAAAAACGGAATTCTTTCCAGAATCCAATGGTAATACTCTTTCTATTTCATTTCGAGCTCCAGCAGGAGTTGTTATCGACCAGACAGATAAGGTGGTTCAAAAAGTTGAAGAACGACTTCTTGGTTTTCAGGAAATAGAGAATTTCTCTACTTTAGTAGGAAATCCAGGAGCTTCTAGTGGTGGTGGGGTGTCTCAGAATACGTCGAATGTTGCTTCTATTTCTGTTCAATTAGTTAATCCCGAAGAGAGAGAAAAAACATCGGAACAAATTGCGCAGAGTATCCGTGATACTATCAAAGATATTCAGGGCGCAACTATCGTAGTAGAAGCACCAAGAGGAGGACCTCCTTCCGGAGCAGCTTTTCAGGCTGAAATTATAGGAGATGATTTACAGACATTAGATAAGATTGCTAATGATCTCAAGTTAATTTTGAAAGAAATACCTGGCGTTGTGAATAGCGATATTTCTCTGAGGGATTCTTCTGCGGAATATACTTTTTCTTTAGATACATCTAAAATGGAGCTATATAATTTGAATGCTCTCTTAGTGGGAAGTACTCTTCGAACAGCTATTTCTGGAACAAAAGTCACTACGGTTATTCGTGAAAATAAAGATATTGATGTGGTTGCACGTTTTGATGAAACGAGGATACCAACATTAGATGCTATACAGAATTTACAAATTCTTAATACACAAAAACAACCAGTATTTTTAAAAGATGTAGCTACTATACAACTTATTCCTTCGGTGGATTCTATTTCTCGTATTGATCAAAAAAGAACGGTTCTTCTTACCTCGGGAGTAACAACGATGATTAGCTCTACACAACTCGTAAAAGTTTTTCAAGAGAAAATGGCTAAAGAATATACACTTCCTGATGGATATTCTATTTCTTATGGTGGAGAAAATGAGCAAAATGCAGAATCGGTACTTTCTATTATTCAAGCAATGGCTATCGCAGGAATATTAATTGTTTCAACCTTAGTAATTCAATTTAATTCCTTTAGAAAAGCATGTATCGTTTTGGTAACTTTACCTTTGGCGCTTATCGGAGTTTTCGTTGGAATGGCACTTCTTGGAGTGAATCTGAGCTTTCCTGGACTCATTGGAATCCTCGCGCTTTTTGGTATCGTGGTAAAAAATGCCATTATTCTTATTGATAAAATTAATCTTAATTTAAATGCAAAAATTTCTTTTTCTGAAGCAATTGTTGATGCGGGAAAGTCGAGATTAGAAGCTATTATGATAACTTCATTTTGTACTATCGCAGGAATCCTTCCTATTACACTTTCCAATGAAACGTGGATGGCTTTGGGATCGGCGGTTATTTTTGGACTTTCGGTATCTTCTTTTCTAACGCTCTTTGTTGTGCCAGTCCTTTATGTCGTTGTGGCGAGTAGAAAAGAAAAAATGATTTTATGAGAAAGGTAAATCTTTAGAGAAGAATGTCTCTAGAAAATTTAAATTTAAAGAAATACTTGGATAGAAAAACCCCTCTTTAAATTTTGAGGGGTTTTTGTGAAAAATGAAAGTAAAAAAGAGGAGAACCTTTTTATTTAACGACTATTGGCGATCCCAAATAATACAAGCGCTAAAAACAAATAGAGAAAACCAAAGGTAATAGCGATTAAAGCCATATCAATGAGTTGAAGTATTTCCTGCATAGTGTTTAAATTATGGATTCTTAGAGAGTATCTTTTTCAAACTGAACCAGATAAGATACATTAAAAATAATAATTTGTCAAGTTTTTTTAAAAGTGAATAGGGAAGATGGGCCTATGGGGGGAAAAGAAAAACAATCCTTTCGCTATAAAATGTTTTTAGAGAAAAGGAGATATTTTTTGTGGAAATATTTTTAAGAAGATATTTTTAAATTTTGAAGAAAAGTTTCGAAGTCTGATGGGATAGGGGTGGTAAAAGAATATTTTTCTTTTTCGAAAATAAACGATATTTTGTAAGCGTGTAAAAGTTGTCGTGGTGCACTTTGATCGTTTTTAAATTCTTTTCGTTTATAAAGTTTATCACCAACTACTGGATGTCCAATAAAGGATGCATGAATACGTATCTGATGCATTCTTCCTGTCTTTGGATAAAATTTAAGAAGAGAGAAGAATTTTGTAGCTTTGAGAGAGGATGAAAATTTTTTGATGATTTGATACTTTGTGATCGCCTGTCGAGGAGTTCCTTTCCACTTTGCACGACCAGTTGGTATAGTTTGTTTTCGAAAGTTGGCAGAACGTGCGATAGATTGATCTATAATTCCTTTTGTTTCTTTTGGAATGCCATAGACAAGAGCAAGATATTCTTTCTGAATATTTCTTGAGGCAAAGAGGCTTTTGAATTTTTTGAAGGAATCATTCGTTTTCGTTATAACAAGAATGCCTGAAGTATCTTTGTCGAGTCTATGAACGATTCCCGGACGAGTTAAATCTTCACCCACAGTTAAAATATCCGGATATTGAGCAGCAACCCAATTAACAAGAGTGTTTTCTTTTTCAGTACTCGAAGGATGAACCTGAATACCTGGAGGTTTATTAATGATGATAAAAAATTCATTTTCAAAGAGAACAGGGATTTTTAGAGTAAAGTTTTTTTTAATAGTGTGCGGGGACACATCTTCTAAAAAAGCAACTTCGAGGAGATCATCTTTTTTTAAGATATAGCTAGGTTTTTTCTTTTCATGATTGATTTTTACAGCCCCTTCTCTTATTTCTTTGACAAGGGATGATCGAGATCGATCAGGATAATGAGTGTGTAAAAAAACATCGAGACGTTGTCCAATGTTTTTGTCGATAGGAATAAAGATGGAAGATTTTTTCATAAGAGAGTATTATGTTTACTGTAAACGGTAAATGATAACCTGTAAACCTATTTTTTTAGATATGAATAAAATAACGATAGTTGGAGCGGGGGTGGTGGGGGCCACAAGTGCTTATAGTCTTATTGCTAAAGATGTTGCTGAAGAATTAGTCCTTGTAGATATTAATAAAGAATTAGCGGAAGCTGAGGCTATGGATTTACAGCATAGCGTTTCATTTTTTGGTTCAACGCAGGTAAGAGCTGGATCTTATGAGGATTTCTCAGATAGTCAAATCGTAGTATTCTGTGCTGGATCTGCTCAGAAAGAAGGGCAATCACGATTGGATTTAATTCAGGATAATGCCAGAATAGTACAAAAAGTTGTCCCTGAAATATTTTCTCGAAATCCAGACGCTATGCTGATAATGGTTACAAATCCCGTTGATGTTCTTACTTATCTAGCAATACAAATGTTTCCAGAAAAAAAGCGACAAATAATAGGAACGGGAACAATGTTGGATAGCTCTCGCTTTCGATATTTATTGGGAGCAAAACTGCGTGTAAATTCTAAGAGTATTACTGCTTATATTGTAGGAGAACATGGAGATTCTGAAGTGCCGTATTGGTCGACAGCTACTACAGGATCTATGAGTCTTGATACTTGTCGATTACTTACAAAAGAAGAAAAGGACGAGATATTTTCCCAGGCAAAAAATGCAGCATATGCTATTATTAAAGGGAAGCAAGCAACCTATTATGCGATCGGTGCTGTAGTATCTCACTTATGTAATGTTATTATTAAAGATAAAAGAGTCATACTTCCAATTTCACATTTTATAGAGGGTGAATTTGGTATATCGGATGTATGCTTGAGTATTCCTGTTGTGGTTGGAAAAGAAGGTGTTGCGGGGCATTTGTGTGTGGTATTTTCGGATGAAGAATTGACGTTACTCAAGAAATCAGCAGATACACTAAAAGAAGTCATTGCTTCTTTGGACTTAACATCAAAAACATAAAAAATATTTTCAAATAGAGGTTTTGTGAATAGGTTTCCTGTAAGAGGAGATGATTCTCGTTATCTTTTATAAGTAATAGTATAAAAATATGTCTGATCAAAAAAAGGTTATCATCTTTATGGGAATTGCTTTAATTTTTTTTGGGATAGGATCATTTTGGTTTCTTAGTTTTCCTCATAAAGCGCAAGAACCTTCCTCGGTGAAAGTGAAAAATAATCAAACTTCTATTACGAATTTTGATGAATGTGTTTTAGCGGGAAATCCGATAATGGAATCCTATCCAAGAGGATGTATGACTCAAGACGGGCGTTCTTTTGTGGAGATTCTAACAGAAGAAGCTCAGTTACCATTGGTAGGGAATGATAGAGATGAATATGGTTGTATTGGTTCTGCTGGGTATACTTGGTGTGAAGAAAAACAGAAATGTCTTCGAACGTGGGAGGAGGATTGTTTTGATGAAGCTCATAAATAGGATCTAGAGAGACCTTTGGAGTAGCGATAATACTTTTAGGGAGTAAAAGTATTTTTGAAGAGAAATAATTTACTTAGTATAGAAAAATGAAGAAATATATTGCATTTAGTTTAGGATCCTTTCTCCTTTTATTTTTAGAAAAGAGTTATATTTTTTCTTTGGGAAAAATAATACATACATATTTTCCATGTGAACAAAATCTCGGAAATTCTCTTCCTTGTTATTCTGGATACGATTTCTATTTTATGGCCATTCTTTTGATAATCTTTATTGTTTCGATGATAGGTCTTTCTGTTGAAATATATAAAAAGGCATAGTTCTTAGAATAGAAGAAGGCATTATTTGATTGAGATGGGTAGAATATAATAGATTTTATTTTTTGAAGTATATCTGAAAGATAGTGTTAAAATTTGAAAATATCTCACAATTTTTATAGGGCTAAAATGAATATTTTTAAATTGAGAAAAGGGAAAATGGTTATGTT from Candidatus Moraniibacteriota bacterium includes these protein-coding regions:
- a CDS encoding MarR family transcriptional regulator yields the protein MTRKFLFSGETLIQTAHRLETLAEKCVFIPMKMSLISFRILEAIAKEDIYIASDLQNLLKSKKSNIAQRVQMLEKRGFLRRERSKEDGRKIILFITPKGKKKVEDVRIRFEKARICLESFFSKEELESELKFFQKLNSFLDLQEKSLSKIFEK
- a CDS encoding efflux RND transporter periplasmic adaptor subunit, with translation MKKSIRFILGVLLLIGVFGSAIYFSPKQEVSQEQDTTTKSIVVTTQSIEESRVFPQLVTYPATVIGNQESDIVAKSAGTISVLNISLGDHVLPGSFLTKIDDTGNSRSSNVENFQSKELQQANINKEKAQKSVDIAERNYQSLKKIYEEQEDDDTLLKTVTKDQVRSAKLQIDMTKLEKENAEIALQSLLDNHLVTSPLEGYVTNILVSVGDYVTPGETLATISKTKSAKLRLYVDQNHFTFFQKGTVFSFMDGNRKVYKARVENISPQADLITRRFLVEASPEEKTEELLLGTIVSAEFSFEQKPQMEENILLPISAITFGQNENNIFIVENERARRVVVEVSRVVGEMAEIKIDLPRDAKVIVSGNKLVRDGDNVSLSK
- a CDS encoding efflux RND transporter permease subunit: MEKKSQQFSSDSLYLKQLEFRPELRKTWLNFFVENFRVVTLLVLLISFWGIYAFLNLPRESNPEVKIPVAVITVTYPGVSPTDMEELVTKKIETSISSISGINRVTSNSSNSFSSVAVEFEANQDVDDSIRNLRDKLATIRSDIPEEANDPQLMEISFDNTPVVTFALTGPYDDFSLRTWGEKIQSELEKIPDVREVTVSGGDQTEFEVAYDPQKLAFFGISVDQANQTISGTNRAVPAGNFEGKEFNYPVRVEGRFFDVKSIGEIPLSHTQDGAIIFVKDVATVSEKAIEKTILSRISAGGEEPSSAVIIQVVKRTGGNIIDVVSESKKRIDSMIKTFPSGVAYETTLDMSEQINEDFSQLTHDFFLTVGLVFFILFLFVGLKEALVAGIAIPLVFFITFGIMLSLGTSLNFLSLFSLLLSLGLLVDDAIVVVSAIKQYMRTGKFTPEEAVLLVLNDYKIVLLSTTLATVWAFLPLLMASGMIGAFIKSIPITVSITLSSSLLVAIAINPPMAALLERVRLTKGVFFSFFFILFGMGMFGATQNVLWGYALALISFILSVGMLRWYFFKGVRILKMNQDLVDKESIDDDLIKEKLAYQGNREAHSSFKDRLIHGIISFDHILPLYEKYLRKVLLTKKRQMLFLGGVFVIFVLSVLLPVTGVVKTEFFPESNGNTLSISFRAPAGVVIDQTDKVVQKVEERLLGFQEIENFSTLVGNPGASSGGGVSQNTSNVASISVQLVNPEEREKTSEQIAQSIRDTIKDIQGATIVVEAPRGGPPSGAAFQAEIIGDDLQTLDKIANDLKLILKEIPGVVNSDISLRDSSAEYTFSLDTSKMELYNLNALLVGSTLRTAISGTKVTTVIRENKDIDVVARFDETRIPTLDAIQNLQILNTQKQPVFLKDVATIQLIPSVDSISRIDQKRTVLLTSGVTTMISSTQLVKVFQEKMAKEYTLPDGYSISYGGENEQNAESVLSIIQAMAIAGILIVSTLVIQFNSFRKACIVLVTLPLALIGVFVGMALLGVNLSFPGLIGILALFGIVVKNAIILIDKINLNLNAKISFSEAIVDAGKSRLEAIMITSFCTIAGILPITLSNETWMALGSAVIFGLSVSSFLTLFVVPVLYVVVASRKEKMIL
- a CDS encoding RluA family pseudouridine synthase, with the translated sequence MKKSSIFIPIDKNIGQRLDVFLHTHYPDRSRSSLVKEIREGAVKINHEKKKPSYILKKDDLLEVAFLEDVSPHTIKKNFTLKIPVLFENEFFIIINKPPGIQVHPSSTEKENTLVNWVAAQYPDILTVGEDLTRPGIVHRLDKDTSGILVITKTNDSFKKFKSLFASRNIQKEYLALVYGIPKETKGIIDQSIARSANFRKQTIPTGRAKWKGTPRQAITKYQIIKKFSSSLKATKFFSLLKFYPKTGRMHQIRIHASFIGHPVVGDKLYKRKEFKNDQSAPRQLLHAYKISFIFEKEKYSFTTPIPSDFETFLQNLKISS
- a CDS encoding L-lactate dehydrogenase, which encodes MNKITIVGAGVVGATSAYSLIAKDVAEELVLVDINKELAEAEAMDLQHSVSFFGSTQVRAGSYEDFSDSQIVVFCAGSAQKEGQSRLDLIQDNARIVQKVVPEIFSRNPDAMLIMVTNPVDVLTYLAIQMFPEKKRQIIGTGTMLDSSRFRYLLGAKLRVNSKSITAYIVGEHGDSEVPYWSTATTGSMSLDTCRLLTKEEKDEIFSQAKNAAYAIIKGKQATYYAIGAVVSHLCNVIIKDKRVILPISHFIEGEFGISDVCLSIPVVVGKEGVAGHLCVVFSDEELTLLKKSADTLKEVIASLDLTSKT